The Flavobacterium sp. K5-23 genome segment TTCAGCTTAATGGTATTTGTTTAGTTGATTTCAGTTTGTATATTCAATTCTATTTGACTTTGTATTCACAAAGTAGCTGCGAATTTATTACTAAAAAAAATAAGGACAAAATAGGTTTTATAATAGTTTGATAGGAATAAAAAGGAGATGTTGATTTCGGGAAAATATATCAGTAAAAAGGGAACTAATTTATGGATTTTTATGTTCCGACTCTGTTTTTGATAATTCTATTAAAAAAAAGACAGCAAAATTAGTTGCTGTCTCCCTTATACTAGTTTTAATATTATTTTTTGTCTAAAATAATAGCTGGAATTTGTTGCTTGAGTATAAAAGCATTGAACTCTTTTACGTCTTTATCTACAATGTCTTTTATTTTATTAATTTCGATGTCAATTTTAGCAGCTAAATCTTCATAAACTACGTACGCATTTTTTGTAGGTTTTGATTCAGATGAAGAAACATTCGATCCTAATCCTGCCATTTTATCATTTAATTGAATAGGGAATGCTAATACATCTTGAGGCGCTTTTGCTTTTGGTTGCATCAATGTAGATTCTATTTTTTCAAGTGATTCCAGTGTGGCTTTTGATAATTTCTTTATCTGATTAACCATAACTGTATCTTTTACTGTTGTGGTATACCCATTTATTTGGGCACGGATTATTCGAATTTGATTTATGGCTATATGTGCTTCATCCACTTTTTTGTTTATTTTTTGATGAAGGTCAAATTGCTCTTTTAAATCGGCATCACTAACTGTAACACGAGGGTCTTTTTTAATTTCAAAAGGGTGTTCGGCAATTATTGTTTTGTCTTCAATTAATCTTATTTTATAAGTACCTGGAACAACTTTTGCTCCTTCACCTGATCCTGCCCACATTACATTTGTTCCTTCTACTGCAGTTACATTCGGGTAACGCATATTCCAAACAAATGAATTCATACCCGATTTTGCAGTTACAAAACCTGGTAATTCTTTTTTAGTATCTTGAAAAAACTCTTTTGCAACTTTCATTGGCTCTCCTTTTAAATCTTTAGTAGAAGAGTAGGTGATAATAGTGTCGCCTTTTTGAGTCAAGAACTGAAGTTTTATTTCTTTGGAAGGTTTGTCTTTTAAATAATATCTAATAATTACACCATTAGGGGCATTTGTACCACTATTTGTTTTACTACTTTGTCCACCTTGCATACGGTATGAATGACGGGGTTTGAAAAGATATTTGTTTGCAATATTCTTGTTATCCATAATTTCATATAGCGGAGTAATGTCATCCAAAATCCAAAAAGCACGCCCATGTGTAGCTACAACCAAATCTTTTTCTCTTTTTTGGATTTGTAAATCACGAATAGGAGTAAGGGGTAAATTTAAATTTAGTTTTTGCCATGAATCGCCATCATTAAAAGATACGTAAACTCCTCTTTCAGTTCCTGCAAACAATAACCCTGGCTTATTAGGGTCTTCACGTAATACTCTACAGTATTCGTCCGCTGGGATACCTTTGGTAATTTTCGTCCAGTTTTTACCGTAATCTACAGTTTTAAACATATAAGGAGTACGATCACCATACATATACTTATTGGCTGTTAGGTAAGCTTTTCCTTTTTCATATTCTGAAGTATGAATCATACTAATTAATGAAAACTCAGGTAATAAATTCTTTGGAAGTGATATGTTTTCCCATTTCTCTCCATTGTTTTTTGTCACATGAACTAAACCATCATCTGAACCAGTCCATATTACTCCTTTTTCTAAAGGAGATTCAGATAGTGTGAATATTGTTGCATAAGCTTCAGCACCTGTTTGGTCTTTTGTTATTGGTCCACCTGTTTCTCCTATTGTTTTTGGATCATTTCTTGATAAATCAGGACTGATTATTTCAAAAGAATTTCCTTGATCTTCTGTAACATGAACCACTTGAGACGTTACATACATTCTTTTAGGGTTATGAGGAGAGAAAACGATAGGGTAGGTCCACTGAAAACGGTATTTTTTTGCATTTGAAGGCGCTCCAATGTTCGATTCAGGGTAAGGAGAGATATCTTTCGCTTGTTCTGTTTTTTTATTGTAAGTGCTTAATTGCCCGTCATACTCTCCTCCAAAAGTAATATCAGAGTTAGTAGGATCTGCTTGAATATATCCAGCTTCTCCACCTGCGACAGGATACCATGATTCAGTACCTATACTGTAACCGTTTGATCTCGAGGCGATACGTATAGAGGAATTGTCTTGTTGCGCTCCATATATATTGTACGGGAATTCATTATCTAATGAAACGTGATAAAATTGACTTGTAGGTATATCTAACTCGGTGAAAGTTTCTCCTCCATTGAAAGTTACTTCTCCACCACCATCATCTCCAATAATAAAATTTTCAGGATTTTCAGGATTAATCCACACATCATGTGTGTCTCCATGATGAACGTTAATTTTTTTAAAGCTTTTACCACCGTCTGTAGTTTTCCATGAGTCGACATTTAAAACGATTAATCCATTTTCATTTTTAGGATCTGTTTGTAAATTCATATAATACCAAGGTCGTTGCCATAAATTTTTATCCTCATTGATTAATTCCCAATGTTCACCAGCGTCATCTGAACGATATAGTCCACCTTTTGTATTTTCAATTAAAGCATATAATCGATTTGGATTCACGGGAGATACAGCAACCCCCATTTTCCCTAAGATTCCAACAGGCATCCCAGGCTTCTCATTCAAGGACTCCCAAGTGTCGCCACCATCAATTGATTTATACATTCCTGAACCTTTTCCACCAGAAGACATTGAATGTCCGTTTCTATATGCTTCCCAAAGTGTTGCATAGATTATTCTTGGGTTTTTAGAATCGATACGTACGCAAACACCACCTGTATTTTCATTTTTAGATAATACTAATTGCCATGTTTTACCTCCGTCTTGAGTTCGATAAATTCCTCTTTCTTTATTAGGATGAAATGGGTTACCCATAGCAGATACAAAAACGATATCTGAATTTGTTGGGTGAACTTCTATGTTAGCTATGGCATCTGCTTTTTCTAAACCTAGCTTAGACCATAATTTACCACCATTTACAGATTTATACATTCCGTCACCAAACGAAATATTAGATCTCATATCAGCTTCGCCCATACCGGCATATACTACATTATAATCAGATGGAGCAACAGTTATTGCACCCACAGCAGAAGATTTAAAGATGCTATCCGAAATAGGAAACCAATCATTTCCGCCATTTATTGTTTTCCAAATTCCACCTCCTGTGAATCCGGTATAATAAGTTAAAGGCTGGTCAGCGTGTCCAGCAACTGCTAAAGATCGACCTGAACGGAATGGGCCAATATTTCGCCATTTAAGAGCATTGAAAATACTGTCAGATATAAAATTTGAAGAAGTGTTATTCTTTTTTTTAGATTTTTGAGCGTGACTCATAAATGGGGTCAGGCACATAAAAAATGTAAAAAGTAAACAATACAGGAAGTTTCTTGTATAATAAAAGTTCATATTATTTTGGTTTACAGGTAATTAATTAGTGGTTTTAAAATTAAATAAATTATTGGTAATGTGGAGTATTTATAAGTAAATATTTTTTTTTATAAAGAAGTTCTGTGTTCATTTATTATAGTATTTGACAGAGATTGATTATTTGTTTTTATTGATATTAAGATGATTTTTTTATTGTGTTTTTGTATAATTTAAATGTCTCTCTATAATTTTAACTTGCTTATTTTTAAGTTGGTATTCCATAGAGTTACAATACTCCTTAATTCTCCTAAGCTTCCGGCATTATTGATTTTTCCAATCCAATATGAAACAAATTTTTAAATGCCCAAAATATATCCTACTTTAGCATTAAATAAATTTTCTGTAAAAATGATTAGCGAAGCACAGTTCGAAAAAGAGTTACAAATCATAATAGCTAATGCCATTCGGGAAGATGTGGGTGATGGCGATCACAGTTCACTAGCCTGTATTCCGGATTCAGCACAAGGAAAAGCAAAATTATTAGTTAAAGATGAAGGTATTATTGCCGGTGTCGATTTTGCTAAAATGATATTCAATTATGTGGATTCAAGTTTAAAGATAGAAACTTTCATCACTGACGGAGCTCCGGTAAAGTACGGCGATGTGGTGTTTCATGTTTCGGGAAGTTCACAGTCGATTTTAAAAGCAGAACGGTTGGTGTTAAACTCTATGCAACGCATGTCGGCAATTGCAACAAAAACCAATAGTTATGTACAATTGCTATACGGAACTGACACTAAAATATTAGATACCCGTAAAACAACACCGGGTTTTCGTGCCGCCGAGAAATGGGCAGT includes the following:
- a CDS encoding glycosyl hydrolase; this encodes MSHAQKSKKKNNTSSNFISDSIFNALKWRNIGPFRSGRSLAVAGHADQPLTYYTGFTGGGIWKTINGGNDWFPISDSIFKSSAVGAITVAPSDYNVVYAGMGEADMRSNISFGDGMYKSVNGGKLWSKLGLEKADAIANIEVHPTNSDIVFVSAMGNPFHPNKERGIYRTQDGGKTWQLVLSKNENTGGVCVRIDSKNPRIIYATLWEAYRNGHSMSSGGKGSGMYKSIDGGDTWESLNEKPGMPVGILGKMGVAVSPVNPNRLYALIENTKGGLYRSDDAGEHWELINEDKNLWQRPWYYMNLQTDPKNENGLIVLNVDSWKTTDGGKSFKKINVHHGDTHDVWINPENPENFIIGDDGGGEVTFNGGETFTELDIPTSQFYHVSLDNEFPYNIYGAQQDNSSIRIASRSNGYSIGTESWYPVAGGEAGYIQADPTNSDITFGGEYDGQLSTYNKKTEQAKDISPYPESNIGAPSNAKKYRFQWTYPIVFSPHNPKRMYVTSQVVHVTEDQGNSFEIISPDLSRNDPKTIGETGGPITKDQTGAEAYATIFTLSESPLEKGVIWTGSDDGLVHVTKNNGEKWENISLPKNLLPEFSLISMIHTSEYEKGKAYLTANKYMYGDRTPYMFKTVDYGKNWTKITKGIPADEYCRVLREDPNKPGLLFAGTERGVYVSFNDGDSWQKLNLNLPLTPIRDLQIQKREKDLVVATHGRAFWILDDITPLYEIMDNKNIANKYLFKPRHSYRMQGGQSSKTNSGTNAPNGVIIRYYLKDKPSKEIKLQFLTQKGDTIITYSSTKDLKGEPMKVAKEFFQDTKKELPGFVTAKSGMNSFVWNMRYPNVTAVEGTNVMWAGSGEGAKVVPGTYKIRLIEDKTIIAEHPFEIKKDPRVTVSDADLKEQFDLHQKINKKVDEAHIAINQIRIIRAQINGYTTTVKDTVMVNQIKKLSKATLESLEKIESTLMQPKAKAPQDVLAFPIQLNDKMAGLGSNVSSSESKPTKNAYVVYEDLAAKIDIEINKIKDIVDKDVKEFNAFILKQQIPAIILDKK
- the nadC gene encoding carboxylating nicotinate-nucleotide diphosphorylase; the encoded protein is MISEAQFEKELQIIIANAIREDVGDGDHSSLACIPDSAQGKAKLLVKDEGIIAGVDFAKMIFNYVDSSLKIETFITDGAPVKYGDVVFHVSGSSQSILKAERLVLNSMQRMSAIATKTNSYVQLLYGTDTKILDTRKTTPGFRAAEKWAVKIGGGENHRFALYDMVMLKDNHNDFAGGIPLAIAKTKTYLKDHNLDLKIIVEARNLEEVKQIISCGGVYRILLDNFDYETTREAVTIVGNQCLTESSGNINEETVRHYADCGVNYISSGALTHSIYNMDLSLKAI